A genomic window from Gossypium hirsutum isolate 1008001.06 chromosome D10, Gossypium_hirsutum_v2.1, whole genome shotgun sequence includes:
- the LOC107915919 gene encoding peroxidase 27 produces MKMRAGYSIFLLVLSLTVCNAGKLSNTFYKNTCPQVEKIVREIIQIHTRNNPSLGAQLIRMQFHDCFVRGCDASVLLDTVSNSKAEKEAIPNQSLGGFDVIDDIKAAIERVCPKVVSCADILALAARDAISSPFKKSMWSVQLGRRDGRVSLATEISGNLPSPFANFTSLVQLFKGKGLNVNDLVVLSGAHTLGDSRCGAFSRRLYNFTSKGDADPSLDPTYAKILRKKCPNPASPAITVEMDPGSSLSFDNHYYDILLQRKGLFVSDAALLTDKNSNKIVTRLQRSRSLFFTAFAKSMKKMAAIGVLTGNAGEIRQNCRVVNPGKN; encoded by the exons ATGAAAATGAGGGCTGGTTATAGCATTTTCCTTCTCGTTCTTTCTCTTACTGTTTGTAATGCTGGTAAGTTGAGTAATACCTTTTACAAAAATACTTGCCCACAAGTTGAGAAGATCGTGAGAGAGATTATCCAGATTCATACTCGAAACAATCCATCTTTGGGTGCTCAACTTATTAGGATGCAGTTCCATGATTGCTTTGTTAGG GGATGCGATGCATCAGTGTTGTTGGATACAGTTAGCAATTCCAAGGCTGAGAAAGAAGCAATACCGAATCAATCTTTAGGTGGTTTCGACGTGATCGACGATATCAAGGCAGCAATCGAAAGGGTTTGCCCTAAAGTCGTTTCTTGTGCGGATATTCTTGCCTTGGCAGCTCGTGATGCAATTTCTTCACCT TTTAAAAAGTCGATGTGGAGCGTACAGCTTGGAAGAAGAGACGGTAGAGTTTCACTGGCAACTGAGATCAGTGGAAACCTCCCTAGTCCCTTTGCAAACTTCACTAGTTTGGTTCAACTATTTAAGGGGAAAGGCCTTAATGTTAATGATCTTGTTGTTCTTTCAG GTGCACACACCCTTGGAGATTCTCGCTGTGGAGCTTTCTCAAGAAGGCTTTACAACTTCACAAGCAAAGGCGATGCTGATCCGAGCTTAGATCCAACTTATGCTAAAATCTTGAGAAAGAAATGTCCGAACCCAGCAAGTCCAGCAATAACAGTGGAAATGGATCCTGGAAGTTCACTATCATTCGACAATCATTACTACGATATCTTATTACAAAGGAAAGGGTTGTTCGTTTCAGATGCTGCACTTCTTACAGACAAGAATTCCAACAAGATTGTGACTCGGTTACAAAGGTCACGTTCGTTGTTTTTCACTGCATTTGCAAAATCGATGAAGAAAATGGCAGCCATTGGAGTTCTCACTGGAAATGCTGGAGAAATTAGGCAAAACTGCCGTGTTGTCAACCCAGGAAAGAATTAA